The following nucleotide sequence is from Malania oleifera isolate guangnan ecotype guangnan chromosome 4, ASM2987363v1, whole genome shotgun sequence.
CTTGTGGGGACGTACTAACAAatgttgtattatatatatatataggtcaAAATCCACACTACTTGTGATCCGCACGTTTACATCGGGCTTGTGTTTAATACAAGATGACCCATTTAAAAACAGGCCAACCTGAAtctaacccatttaataaatggaTTGGACGAGTTTAGGTTACCACCCGCCACCCGTATATCTTtaaataacaatatatatatatacatctcccTCGATTAATGATCAGTCCCTCATCTCTAGAGTTATTAGTTCAATTGTTAATTCAGTTATTAGTGTAATTGTTAGTTCATTACATGTACTATTATAAATACTGTCACTTGTACAACTTTTCATTATTCcgaaatatataatttatttatttaagaagaAGATCTTAATCCACAGTTCGACTTGAAACCTTAAAAACAGGGGCAAATGGCTTGAAACCACAAGTTAATTTATGCAATGACGCGAACACATCTCAAGGGCTGCAATGGTGCCAGTACACACAGCATTAAAAGATAACATTCTCTAATTTTCTCATCACCCTAAACCCATAGAAATCGCTCACCAAATATATACCTTAACTCATGCTAAGGGAAGGATGTTTGAAGGGCAGAACCCCTTACCCTGAAGACCTTCATACTTGTACAATAATCGGTTTGGATGAGCACCCATGTCAAAAAGGTTTGGAAACAAAACAAACATACGAAAATCTCACACCACGATTGTCAATATTGACAATCTTCCACCTGGGTTTCTAAATCCACAAAGTATTTCTCATACCATGAGGCTTTAAAGTGAGGCTACCATCTCTGTTTTCATGTGAGGCCCTCTGATAAGATTAATCCACAACATACAAAATGTGCCCTCCATGCCCACTTCAGAATGTCACATTTGCCAAATGATGCAGTTTAACCCCATCTAATCTTGCAGCCTCTCGCCCGAAGGGTATCCAAGATCTCATGGGAAAGCAAGGATCTGAGAGTAGCAAGCAATTTCACCTTTTTCAAACGAGCAGAGCACACCCTAAGAGCGAGCTCAAACCCCTCCAGCGAGACATTGCTGAGATGTACCAGCTTTGCATCCTGCAGGCACGTCAGGTTCCCCATCACCATGCACAGAACCACATCCGAAATGGCACAATAGCTCACGTTTATCTGCCAGCACCAGTTGAGATCATTGTTTAAGGGGAATGAAAAAGCAATCCTCCAATGTCTATAACAACAAAAAAGTGACGGGGGATTTCTACCAGCACACAGAAATATGGGGGTTTTATCTATCTAATAACAAAATCTATGCCCTAGAACCATCAAGCCAGTTCCAATTCAATGATCTCAAATGAGCAATCTACAACTCATCTTTCCGCTTCACATCAGAATGGGTATGTAGCTTCAATGAATCATGAAAATAAGATTAAAgtataatttaagaatttaacACTAACCAACATATTTATTTGCTTATTATCACGTCTAGAAAGATGATCATGAACATCACAACAATGCAAACAACAGAACATTGTTCTCTTGCAGGGATTAGATGCATTCATTATTTAATAAAACACTGTTTTCTTTACTTCATTTTTTTCCTCAAGAATTCCACAATTTCTGCATAGAGAAGCAATCTCACAACACTCCTAAGGTTACTTCAACTCATAGAAAATCAAAGTACAACAGCAAAATTATCTGCTCATGATGAAGATAAAGTTGTTTAGTGGAAGTCATTTTCATCTCCAAAAACACCTCCTTTCTGCAGTAGAAGAAATTGCGcataactaaatatgaaaatgttTCTTTTTCTGAGAAAAGAGTATCTTCAAACACACGGGGCAATAAGCATCATAAATTGCATCATGTCAATGTTCCGATTGCCTTCTCAAGTTTTCATTTGCAATATAATTATTAAACATGCTTTCTCAAGTTTCTATTTGCAATAAAATTATTAAACATGCTTTCTCAAGTTTCTATTTCTCATTTGCCTTCTGCATCTGATTTTCATTCTGGTAGCAATGCTTTAGGAATATATCATAGAACATATATGGAACAGGGGTTCAGTGTAAAGAGATGGAAGTCAGGAGCTCAAAATTCCAAATCAAACGGAGTAAGACAAACCTGTCGCAAATTCCGACAGTAGTAGGCAAGAGACCAAAAGCCTGGATCATTGATGTTCACACAATGCTTCAACTCTAATTCTGCCAGTCTCTTGCACCCAGCTGCAACCGCTGTCAAACCTGCACTAGTGAGGTTGACGAGCCCACGCAATTCCAAGTCAGTCAGTTCCTCCAAACAGCTTAAATACTCCATCCCTTTGTCACTAACCCCATTGCAGTATGACAAGTTGAGCTTTTTTATATACTTGCAACCACACGATAAAGCACCTAATCCCTCATTTCCAATACCTGTACAGCTAAACAATGGAAAGGGGAAAGGGGGAAAAAAGAAACAGTATTCTAATAATCATCTTAAAAAAATCTtattgaataataaatcaatccATAGGGATTAAATTACCGATACAGATCAACATCACGTAATTTTATGCAGTTAGAAGCAACATAGAACAATCCCTTGTCAGATATATTTTCACAGAGTCCCAGTTTTAAGCATAAAAGCTCTGAACATCTAGACAAATAATTGAGTCCTGCAGAAAAGAAGTGGCATTTGAATAACTTAGCATATTCTCACCAAGCAGGGAAACCAAaggaatataaaaataatttcacgAATGTTTTGGAATAGAGATGCAATAATCTGTTTAAAAGAGATGCACAAGAAATGCTGGCCTAAGACCAAAAATATACGCTGGAAACATAAAAAATACTAAGTTGAGAACAGTTCAATTATACACAACGAATATTTCAAATTTTACCAGTGTCACAGACACCACAACAGTCTGTAAGATCCAGCTCTTCAAGTCCCGAGCAATATGATCCCAGCGCATCAAGGCTCTTCTCAGTAAGTAAATTGCAAGACTCTAACTTCAGGCATATAAGTTTCCTACAGGAGCTAGCTATGGCTGAAATTGCCTCGTCAGTGATAACATTGCAGCATGTTAGATCAAGGATCTTCAAATTGACACAGCAAGATACCAGCTGCATAATGCCATCATCAGTAACCCCTACACATTTGCTTAGCCCAATCTCCACCAGACTTTTGCAATTGGAGCCTATTGTAAAAAGGATGGAATCAGAAACTTGAGCGCCATCAATTCTTATTGAGTTTAGATCCTTCAAGCTTTTTACCCAGTGAAGCAGACTTTGGGAGAACTCCTAAAGCAATAAAGCATCAAAATGTCCCAATCCATGATTCTGGATTacagtaaaaaaataaattaaaaaaaaaaaacatgcagaAAAGCATCATAGCTAGGAATACACTCACAAGACAGCAATACCCTGCACTGAGCTCAAGAAGACCATCATGCCGCCTAATGACTGAGATAAGACCTGATGAACTAACGCTATCACACCTCAGTACATCCAGTGCCTGCAATCCATGGAATTAATCTTTAagaaaccacacacacacacacacacacaaacaaaggGAGAAAAATGCGATTCATACTCCAAATTCTAACTCTAAATTCCAACTCCTTGACGCAGCACATGATGTGTTCTGTTATGAATCCCATTTTTGGCAAATCATTACTAATTATAAGGAATTGATAGCCCATGCTAAAATGCCATATCAAGGAGTATAAAAATTATGTAGGAATTTTCTGTTTGTATAGCAGagctagctctctctctctcagcgtGCACAAACATACGACTTCATAAACCCCAAATAGCTGGGTTTGAACCAATAACCATTACACATAAGAACCAATCTTACTGGGAGTCTGGGAATCAATTATTAGTACTTAAATAGAGATGCAATTCAAGATAGCGGATTAGTCGGGTGAACTCTCGGTGCACTAGTAGTCTAGTAGAGCGCCATAAAGGTCTTGAATACCAAAGTATCAAAAGATTAATGTTTTCAGAAAGGTATCAAAATGTTTTTTCATTTTACATATATCACACATCTAAAATAAAAGTATATGTGACCCTCTAAAataggaaagaaaaaaatattaaaataaggcccaacattttttttttaggttatgAAAATCATCTATAAGGAAAGAGCCTGTACTGTGTATTTCTCAACAATTTCTCTTTTCTTATAGACTAGCTATCAAACACACACAATGCATGTGTAATATGTcttcatttttaaatattttataaaattaataggACCTTTGCATTCTATATTTGccttattttataatttaattaaattatttttctatctcaATAATATTTACTCTTTATCATACAATGAACTATTCTGAAGTTATAGACAAAATGTGATCAAGTAAcagcatttttttttaattgaaacttATAATCTATACAGCATTATTTAGGATTTTAAAAAGTAAACACCAAATAATGAGTTGTATATtaacaaaagaaaaacttttgTTATAGGTCACTTATGGAATATTAATGTCTTGGTTACAGAAAACCTTATATATTAATGAGTTATAGCTTTAGTTCtacatttattaaaaaaaaaaaaaaattcttatatttacatataaacaaaaaaataaatcaattgcaagaaGTCatggtttatgtttttttttttttttaagaagggcggcacctccatttattaattgataaaccctcacttttggcggaggaataatgtggttacaagacaatcaaacggagaaacaaaagacaaaactttaaaggcctcccaaataacaacaccaacatccagccaaaacaggattacaagtccaatcaaaacaaaacaaaacaaggacctacaaaacaaatatcacgcaacaaaacaaacaaaagataaacaacataaagcataaactaaaaccaataggaaatcagctaaacatacctcatataagccgtacccattttctccaatttatacaactcattaataactctagggagttgactactatttgtaaacaaactattcctccccctaacaccttgacgagccaaggcatctgccactttatttctATCTCTATACCAATGTTTTATCGAAAAGTcgactccctccaataaaccaatcagctgctcccaaaaatcctaTAAATATCACAATGAGCGCCTACttgatcttatccaatttataacaatattcgaatcacattcaatatcaatactagtatgacccaaatgtttgcaaatctttattccctccaacataactctcaattcagcttcattatttgaacaagaaccaaaatattttgaaaaaccaaacacaaaagaacttgtatggtctctaaggatgccaccaccacccgccggccctgcgttccccaagctgctcccgtccaaatttagtttcaacctcccttaccctagttttagccatctcacacattgcatagttttaatttttttattcacaatttgcacttcaaGATTCTACAATATctgaaaatcagcatcctttaactgagtcattcCTGTCAtgtttgttgagaattccacttgtgagcttgtcccacattgaaaaattaaagtaaatgatgagtgcttatatacattaatggacccaagacccaattagcttgagcttttgggtcaaattggtgttcacccatgcgTTTCAAGCCCACTCATGGGCTCCTCcaatcctaacaagtggtatcagagccgacggttcataACTCTAGGTGAGAGACATCGTAAAAGTTGAGAcaggaag
It contains:
- the LOC131154178 gene encoding F-box/LRR-repeat protein 3, producing the protein MSSFSLLTEDLLVHIFDMLHDGADRKTWRLVCKDFLRVDSLRRTSLRVIRPEFLPTFLPKLGNVEVLDLSACPRIDDAAVASLLSRVDSVGWTRRVRSLGLSRATGLRPPGLELMVRSCRSLEAVDVSFCWTFGDRDAAALSYARGLRVLKLDKCMGLTDFGLAKIAVGCGKLESLSIRWCLEISDLGVDLLSKKCLDLKSLDISFLKVTSESLRSIASLQKLEVLAMVGCSSIDDIGLHFLGDGCPSLKALDVLRCDSVSSSGLISVIRRHDGLLELSAGYCCLEFSQSLLHWVKSLKDLNSIRIDGAQVSDSILFTIGSNCKSLVEIGLSKCVGVTDDGIMQLVSCCVNLKILDLTCCNVITDEAISAIASSCRKLICLKLESCNLLTEKSLDALGSYCSGLEELDLTDCCGVCDTGLNYLSRCSELLCLKLGLCENISDKGLFYVASNCIKLRDVDLYRCTGIGNEGLGALSCGCKYIKKLNLSYCNGVSDKGMEYLSCLEELTDLELRGLVNLTSAGLTAVAAGCKRLAELELKHCVNINDPGFWSLAYYCRNLRQINVSYCAISDVVLCMVMGNLTCLQDAKLVHLSNVSLEGFELALRVCSARLKKVKLLATLRSLLSHEILDTLRARGCKIRWG